The Balneolaceae bacterium sequence GATTCCAATACACAAGATAAAAACGAGTGCCCACTCTCATACCGGACAGCAGCAAGAGTGATAAAAAGTATTCTATAACAGGAACAGAATATGGAATAACAACGGACTCACGAAGTAAAATTGTTGAAACAAGAAAAATGCCAGTGACAAATGAAATAGACTTTAAAAGGGAAAAAAGATCCCGAAATCCTGTATTCCTCCAAGATTGCCGGAACGTTCCAAACCAATAAATAGAAAAAGCTTTTATTAATGAAAGTACAACCGTTGCTCCTAAAATTTCATCAACATATCCATTAAAATCTCCATCAAGACGGAGCGTAAATGCTACGATTGTAATAGAACTCCAAACACCAAGCTCTATAAAGAACTTCCAAAAATCTCTGTGATCAATAATTCTTTTTAACATTACCAACAGTTAATTATTCCTTAAGAAGAAAAAACACTAAAGCTTATTTCACATCAAGACAAATAAAATTAAGAATTTACAAAAATTCTATTCTATTTATCTTATCGATTTAATGCTCAGCTATATCTGCTATTCTTACAATCTTTATAACTAAAGCTTTTCCACCTGTTTTGTCCCAACAATTTTTAGATCATTGTTAATCAGTATAGTATTTTTTATACCAATTTATAAATTTTTTAACTCCCTCTTTTACAGTTACTTGTGGACGAAATCCTGTTAAATTGTTAAGAGGTTCCACATCTGCCCATGTTTTAGGAACATCGCCGGGTTGTATGTCCATCATGTTCTTTTCAGCTTCAATTCCCAGGTTTTCTTCAATTTCATTGATAAAGTCCATGAGATTGACAGGACTGCCATACCCAATATTAAAAAGCTGGTAAGGAGCAGTTAGCTGACCTGAAGATTCAGAAGGCGCTTTTAGAATTAATCTTTTCATTCCCTCAACAATATCATCAACATAAGTAAAATCGCGAGCCATATTACCGTGATTAAATACCTTAATTGGATGTCCTTCCAACATCGCTTTTGTAAACAGGAACAGTGCCATATCGGGCCGTCCCCATGGGCCATAAACGGTAAAAAAGCGAAGCCCCGTTGTTGGAATGCCATACAGATGAGAATATGCATGGGCCATCAATTCATCAGACTTTTTACTTGCAGCATATAAACTCACCGGATGATCTACATTGTCTGATGTTTTGAAAGGCATCTCTTTGTTTGATCCATATACTGAACTTGATGAAGCATACAACAGATGAGATACATTCGTATGGCGACATCCTTCAAGGATATTTAAAAAACCGACTATATTACTTTCTATATATGAGTGTGGATTCTCAAGGCTATAACGAACGCCCGCCTGAGCCGCTAAGTTAATAACTATATCGAATTGTTCTGACTCGAAAAGCTGTTCTACAACTTCTTTATTTCCAAGATCTGTTTTGATGAAACGATAATTGCTGTTTGATGAACTTGTTACAAGATTATCTTCGCTGATCTCATCAATACCTGTTTCTTTCAGTCGGTCTTTTTTCAGCTTCACATCATAATAGTCGTTTATATTATCCAGGCCCACTATTTCAAAGTTTTCCTCAAGCAAACGCTTTGTTAAGTGAAACCCGATAAAACCAGCCGTGCCGGTGATAAGAACTTTCATTTTCTAATGTTGTTTAAAATTTAAAATCAAGAAGAGAATTGTATAACCGTTTTTTATTAAAGGTTATGCTATGTAATATTTTTTTGTTTCCCCAAGCCCGTTAAGCTTTCCAAACATGCCCGTTTTTAGATGATATATGCTTCATGGAGTTACGGGTATCCACAATCAGGTCGTTCCATTCAGATAATTCATGGTAATCTATCTCATCGTGATTTGTTGAAATAACAACCACATCATACTGTTGTATGGTATCTTTATTCCATTCCACGGATTTGGTACCCGCCCAGTGCGCATGTTCCCTGGATTCTTTGATTACAGGCACATAGGGATCGTAGTAATTCACGTCTGCACCCATTGAAGAGAATAGATCCATCAGTTTATAACTGGGTGATTCTCTATCATCATCCACGTTGGGTTTGTAGGCTAAACCAAGAATCAAAACTTTGCTGCCGTTTACAGCTTTTTTATGAGAGTTGAGTGCCTGAAGTGTTCTGTTTACTACATAATTTGGCATCTCGGTGTTAATCTCACCGGCCAGCTCAATAAATCGCGTATTTTGCTCAAACTGCCTTGCTTTCCACGTTAAATAAAATGGATCGATTGGAATACAATGTCCTCCCAAACCAGGTCCCGGAGTAAACTTCATAAATCCAAAGGGTTTGGTTTCAGCCGCATCCAACACTTCATGGACATCGATACCCATCTCTTTATAAATCACTTTTAATTCATTTACCAACGCAATGTTAACTGAACGAAATATATTTTCAGTTAATTTTACCGCTTCGGCTGTTTTTGTATCGCTTACGGGCACTGTTTCCACAATGGATGTATTGTAGAGTTCGCAGGCAAGTTCTACTGCTTCCTGTCCATGTCCGCCCACAACTTTAGGAATCTTGGACGTATTAAACTCTGCATTTCCGGGATCTTCGCGCTCCGGGCTGTACGCTACATAAAAATCTTCCCCCGAAGTTAAGCCGCTTTCTTCTTCCAGAATCGGGATAATTAATTCCTGGGTAGTACCCGGCCATGTTGTAGACTCAAGGATTACCAACTGGTTTTTCCTTAAATTTTTTGCGATAACCCTGGCCGTTTCCACAACAAATCTCATCTCCGGCTCTCTGTGAGTATTCAGCGGGGTAGGTACACACATCAGAAGTGCATCAGCTTCCTCTAATCGAGAGAAATCTGCAGTAGCAGAAGACCTGTCTGATTCAGCTAATACCTGCATTTTATCTTTTCCGAGATGTTTGATGTAAGGTGTACCCTCTTCAATGCATTTCACTTTGTACTCATCAATATCGTACCCAATAACAGGCATTCCATTGTCGTGGAAAGTCCACATCAGTGGTAACCCAACATAACCAAGACCGATAATTCCAACTTTAAACTCTCTATTTTGAATTTTTTGCAGTAACTGTTTGATGTTCATGTATTTTTATTATGAATATTATCTATTGCAAGCATGGAATATAAGACTCCTCACCGAATTGAGAAATGAAAATAGCACCAGATGAATAAGTTTATTTATAAATGCCGAATTTTAGTCAAAAAACTGGATCACTAATTGGTATAATTCTTCAAAGAGTCGCGTTCATTATTGAGAGTTTTATACGAGTCTTTGTAGGAGTACGTAGGAACAATTTTTTTGATATGATTGCGAAGTGAATCCATATTTCCGTTCTCAATACTTTCCACCATTTGAGAAATTACCATTGTGAGTTCATCATTATTTACATCTTTCCTGCAAATAGCCTTGTGAATTAACTCGTGAGAAGTATTTTCAACCCCCTCTTCAGCCTTCAGCAGTTCTTCAAACATTTTTTCGCCGGGTCGTAAACCAATAAACTCAATCGGAATGTCTTTTTCAGGCTCTAAGCCATGAAGCTGAATGAGTTGTTTAGCCATATCTAAAATCTTAACGGGTTCACCCATATCCAATACAAAAACTTCGCCTCCTTTACCCATCTCTCCTGCCTGCATTACTAATAATACTGCTTCAGGAATTGTCATAAAATATCGTTTTACCTCAGGATGTGTAATTGTAACAGGGCCCCCATTTTGAATTTGATCGATAAAAATCGGTACTACAGAACCCCGGGATCCCAATACATTACCAAAACGAACCGATATAAATTTAGTAATACAAAGATCGTTATGATCAAGACAGATCTCCTCGGCAATCCGTTTAGTTGCCCCCATTACATTAGTTGGGTTTACAGCTTTATCCGTTGAAATCAGTACAAATTTATCTACATCATGGGTACAAGAGAGGCGTGCAAGAACATCTGTACCTTTCACATTTACTTTAATAGCTTCTTCCGGAAAATCTTCCATCATGGGCACATGCTTATAAGCAGCTGCATGAAAGATAATATGAGGCTTTTCCTTCTTTAAAAGCCGGTTCATTTTATCTTCATCCATAATATTTGCAACATATGGTACAAGATTTACCTCTCCATCTTCAAACTCTTTCTGTATATGAAACACTTCGGTTTCATCAATATCAAGAGCAATGAGTTTACCAACATTTAAACTTACACACTGCCTGACAATTTCCCGGCCTATCGAACCTCCGGCACCAGTTATTAAAACTGTTTTTCCTTCAATACTGCTGCGAATTGAATCCATATCAATTTTTGCAGGTTCGCGGCCAAGAATATCATCAATACTGATTTCGCGAATATTTTTAACCCCTACCGGATCATCTGAAAGAAGGTGAAAGGATGGCAGTACTTTTACCTTTAAGTTCGGTTTTACGTTTTTTATTCTCTTGATGACCGATTTCAGATCATGCTTTGGGAGAGACGGTATAGCAATAATCAACTCATCGATATCTGTATATCGCAGAAATTGAATCATTTTATTTCTGTCGCCTTTAATTGGAACCCCATGCATGGAAAGACCATGTAATTTCTCAGCATCATCGAATACAGCAATAATATTTAAATTCCAGTGTGTATGCCGTTTTATATCCCGCATGATCTGATCACCCGCATTACCCGCTCCGAATACAATGGCTCTTTTTTCGTGATGTTGATTTTGAAAAATTTCAAGATTTAAACGTTTACTTATTCGGAAAGCACCAATATAGAGTATGCTTTGCAGATGGGTTATTGCAAGTAAAGAGAGCTGTATATTGTTGGCCTGTCCTATGACCACTAAAAACCCGGCGTATAAAATAGCGGAAATTGTCAAAGCACTAATAATCATTAACAATTCACGAAGACTGGTAAAACGCCAGCTTACCTTATACATCTTAAACAGGCCAAGAAAAAGGAGAGAAAGTACTAAATAAGCGGCTATAAACAGGATAGGTAGTTCAACCGAAAAACTGGCTACAGACCTTAAAATATATATCGATATGAAAGAAGACAGCAGTATGGCGATCGCATCTCCTGCAATGAAAAAAAAGACACGGCTTGTATATTTCTTCAATATTGCCATTTTCAAGGTTTAAACCTTATATGTAAATAATACCAAGTCTACTATTTTAAAACTCTCTAACTATCCGATTAATATAGTAATTATTAGTCAATTAAAAATTACTGATATATATCCTATAAGTTGTATTATCCGTAATTTTTCTGTCCGAAATAGAATTTAATTACTATCAATGTATATGTATAGCTTCATTTTATAATTACCGCTCATGTTTTATTGAGAGGGTTTTGAAATACCAGACATATTTCGACTTCGCTCCGCTGCCACAAAGTGATCCCTTCGGGGCGCTCAATAGAACGTCAGTTTGATCGCGATGAGGAGGTACGACGAATGAAGTCGAAAACAAATGATTGCTTCTGCACAGCCTTTTTATAAATAGCTTTAAAGAAGCCAACAGATAGCTGTTTTACTGTGCGGTGGGTACTCCAACAGCATGTGAACCTCTCTGATTGTTCTAAAATCTAATTGCCTCAGATAACACCAGTCAACAGCACTATGGCGTGCAGTAGTGGAATAAACTTTGTTGATATTTACTGTTGCTTATTTTTCTCTACAAAATGAACTCCCGTCAAATATAAAAATGACATAAGCAGTAACAAGAGCAGAAGAGAAATTTGAACTGCATCATTTTCATGGTAATACAACAGTGAGATCATCAAACAAATTAGAGCAAAAGCCAGGTACAGAGTTGAAATTTTTGAATGCGGCCAACCTGCTATATTTAATCGCTGATAAAGATGAGAACGATGAGGTTTAAAAATATTCTCACCTTTTATCATTCGCCGAACCAGGGTTGATGAACTATCAAACAGAAAGGGCCATAAAAGCAATGCTCCAATCCACAGACTTGTGGCAATAGTGATCTCCTTAGAAACTGATGCCGCAACAAAGGGCATCACAGCAAAAAAGAAACCCAGGAAAAGACTACCTACATCGCCCATAAATATTTTGGCAGGTGCCCAATTGTATATTAGAAAAACCAATACAGTTGCAAATACAATCAGGTTAAGTGTAAAGAGAGTGGGTTCACCCCAAAAAAAAGCAAAAATCATCCAGCCTCCAGAGGCGGTGAGCGCCTGGGCTGTAGCTATCCCGTCAACCCCATCCATAAAATTGTAGATATTCGTAACACCGGTTATCCACAAAATCCCAAGAAACGGGCTAAAAATTCCCAATGAAAATTCAGACACGTATGGTAAAGAAAACGAATCAAGTGTGCCCACAAAGAATAGAATTAAAGAAGCA is a genomic window containing:
- a CDS encoding NAD-dependent epimerase — translated: MKVLITGTAGFIGFHLTKRLLEENFEIVGLDNINDYYDVKLKKDRLKETGIDEISEDNLVTSSSNSNYRFIKTDLGNKEVVEQLFESEQFDIVINLAAQAGVRYSLENPHSYIESNIVGFLNILEGCRHTNVSHLLYASSSSVYGSNKEMPFKTSDNVDHPVSLYAASKKSDELMAHAYSHLYGIPTTGLRFFTVYGPWGRPDMALFLFTKAMLEGHPIKVFNHGNMARDFTYVDDIVEGMKRLILKAPSESSGQLTAPYQLFNIGYGSPVNLMDFINEIEENLGIEAEKNMMDIQPGDVPKTWADVEPLNNLTGFRPQVTVKEGVKKFINWYKKYYTD
- a CDS encoding nucleotide sugar dehydrogenase; amino-acid sequence: MNIKQLLQKIQNREFKVGIIGLGYVGLPLMWTFHDNGMPVIGYDIDEYKVKCIEEGTPYIKHLGKDKMQVLAESDRSSATADFSRLEEADALLMCVPTPLNTHREPEMRFVVETARVIAKNLRKNQLVILESTTWPGTTQELIIPILEEESGLTSGEDFYVAYSPEREDPGNAEFNTSKIPKVVGGHGQEAVELACELYNTSIVETVPVSDTKTAEAVKLTENIFRSVNIALVNELKVIYKEMGIDVHEVLDAAETKPFGFMKFTPGPGLGGHCIPIDPFYLTWKARQFEQNTRFIELAGEINTEMPNYVVNRTLQALNSHKKAVNGSKVLILGLAYKPNVDDDRESPSYKLMDLFSSMGADVNYYDPYVPVIKESREHAHWAGTKSVEWNKDTIQQYDVVVISTNHDEIDYHELSEWNDLIVDTRNSMKHISSKNGHVWKA
- a CDS encoding nucleoside-diphosphate sugar epimerase/dehydratase codes for the protein MAILKKYTSRVFFFIAGDAIAILLSSFISIYILRSVASFSVELPILFIAAYLVLSLLFLGLFKMYKVSWRFTSLRELLMIISALTISAILYAGFLVVIGQANNIQLSLLAITHLQSILYIGAFRISKRLNLEIFQNQHHEKRAIVFGAGNAGDQIMRDIKRHTHWNLNIIAVFDDAEKLHGLSMHGVPIKGDRNKMIQFLRYTDIDELIIAIPSLPKHDLKSVIKRIKNVKPNLKVKVLPSFHLLSDDPVGVKNIREISIDDILGREPAKIDMDSIRSSIEGKTVLITGAGGSIGREIVRQCVSLNVGKLIALDIDETEVFHIQKEFEDGEVNLVPYVANIMDEDKMNRLLKKEKPHIIFHAAAYKHVPMMEDFPEEAIKVNVKGTDVLARLSCTHDVDKFVLISTDKAVNPTNVMGATKRIAEEICLDHNDLCITKFISVRFGNVLGSRGSVVPIFIDQIQNGGPVTITHPEVKRYFMTIPEAVLLVMQAGEMGKGGEVFVLDMGEPVKILDMAKQLIQLHGLEPEKDIPIEFIGLRPGEKMFEELLKAEEGVENTSHELIHKAICRKDVNNDELTMVISQMVESIENGNMDSLRNHIKKIVPTYSYKDSYKTLNNERDSLKNYTN
- a CDS encoding glycosyltransferase family 4 protein, translated to MPDLITVVGIIFIAGCNYVATGWFIKYAQKHNITDVPTKRSSHSTPTPRGGGIGFVLTSIIAFVLYFAWQGLLTSSAYLSLIATTIVISLLGWFDDRINLSQSIRLVTQVAAASLILFFVGTLDSFSLPYVSEFSLGIFSPFLGILWITGVTNIYNFMDGVDGIATAQALTASGGWMIFAFFWGEPTLFTLNLIVFATVLVFLIYNWAPAKIFMGDVGSLFLGFFFAVMPFVAASVSKEITIATSLWIGALLLWPFLFDSSSTLVRRMIKGENIFKPHRSHLYQRLNIAGWPHSKISTLYLAFALICLMISLLYYHENDAVQISLLLLLLLMSFLYLTGVHFVEKNKQQ